The Arachis ipaensis cultivar K30076 chromosome B10, Araip1.1, whole genome shotgun sequence DNA window TTTTTGTTTGTTACCACAAAATTCTATTATCATTTTTgtgttatattatattataaatgttgttgttattgttttaaaatagtttattatttgaaaattgagttgaaattttttttttattctttgtaGTAATTTGAGAAGggatattataaatttataatagatAATTCCATTaatattgagaatttaaaataaaatagtgaaaaaaatgtattatatgttgactattttttatttatgtttgaatTATCGTTAAATTTTTACTtagtaattttaattatataaaatttaattaatttcgctactttttcaaaaaacaaaaaacaaaaagagaaaaagagttcGATAGACTAATGTCAATTTACCACAAAAAGTTAAGCAAGACCAGATGATAGAaactttaaaagaaaaaaaaagagttttggtaAGGTTCAACTAAGATTTGAACCTGCCGAACTCAAACACTGTCAAGTCTGTGAGTTTTGGTAGGGTGATGTGAGACTACTCATTTAGCTAgattttatccttttttttaacaaaaaaattatggcTACTACAAgaataaatatatacaaaaatttaaaattataatttctaaactaacttcatttatttttttctattttctattagtttatttatttatttttgtacttTCATATATATGGTCCAAAGTATTTGACTTAAGTTGTTTGTTTGAATGAAAATAGTTCTTTTGTTTGTTATCACAAAATTCTATTACCATTTTTgtgttatattatattataaatgTTGTTGTCATTGTTTTAAAATAGTTTATTATTTGAAAATTAGGTTgaaattattattttgtttattctTTGTGATAATTTGAGAACggatattataaatttataacaGATAATTATATTgatattgagaatttaaaaaaaatagtggaagaaatatattataagtagactattttttatttatgtttgaattatcattaaatttttaCTTACTAAtttgaattatataaattttaattaattttactactttttaaaaaaaataNNNNNNNNNNNNNNNNNNNNNNNNNNNNNNNNNNNNNNNNNNNNNNNNNNNNNNNNNNNNNNNNNNNNNNNNNNNNNNNNNNNNAGGTCATCTTCCATCCATTATTTTATATactaatagaaaaagaaaaattttaaaattaaagaagtTGATCGCAGCACTTCAGTAAAAAGATATATCAACATTGTTGGTTAAACACCTGCCAATAGAACCTTACCAATTGACTAACCATTAACCTATTCAATTTTGGAAGTAAAATCCCTTTCTTAGACTTGGTCTTCTTTAGGAAGTAGATCATCTCTTGagcaataataatattatttgaggCTCTTCTACCATGAATAAATCCTGGGTAGGATTTATGATATCATTTAAGAATAAACGAAGCCAATTATCTAACATCTTGGTCACAATCTTATAAATAATGTTGAAAAGGCTTATAGGTCAAAACTCTTTAAGAGATGTCAGAAAGTCACATTTTAGAATGATAATGACCATAGTCTCCACCAATACACAACTTAAAAGTTCACCCCTGAAGGATCTCTATACGTTCTTCCAAAACCTCCTAACCGACCACTTCCTAATACTGTTTGAAGAAGAACGCCTGAAAACTATCAGAACTTAGGGCTTTAATGGGGCTCATGCTATCAATAGCTCCTTTGACCtccaaataaaaaatatgttttgtgaGAGAGACACAAGTCTCATGGCTAAGAATAGGCATCGAAAAAATTCATCTATGTAGTGAATATCAACCTGTTCTGTGGTGTCAAAGAGATTCTTGTAAAATTTCAGCACTTCATGTTGTAAGACCTCAGGATCATTCAACCAACACCCATCACCAATCAATAGGCCATGAACCTTATTTGCCTTCCATTTGATGATCATTTACATATGGAACATTTTTGTATTCTGATTATTATATTGAACCACTACTCTAAATTTTTGGTATCACAACATCTCCTTTTAAGCTGAGAAAATATAATAATCAGCCTTGATCTGTTCTTCTTTCTCCCTCAGATTTTGGTTATTACAGCCTTCCAATTATTTTTGAATCTTATCCGGTCAAGTTTTCAAATCTCTCTTCTTGATAAAAATATTACCAAAAATTTTGGAGTTGAAATGTAAAGAGCCTTTTTTAACTTTAGAGAGCCTTCTTTAAATGCACCATTCAAAACAACTCAAAGACTTCTACACTAGAGCTCTTTAGTCATAATTATAGTTATCAAATTCAATTTGGACCAGTCGATTCGATCGAAAATTCAGTAAATTAGATCTTAAACCGGTCTGGATTAGACATCTAACTATTTCTACAATAAATCTACAAAAAATCGGTCTGACCCGTTTTAAATCGATTAATTCAGCTTGAATTGGACCAGTTGACCTGTCAGGTCAACATTTTTAGCACACCTCCATAGTGCACTAGATCACGATAGGAGACAACTTTTTGGAATAATCCAAAAAATGGCACAAATAAAGTTCAAACTTGGGAGCTTCATAAAGCATTCACTTCAGTTTTTTATTAGGCGAGTTTGTCATTCAATATTTAATGCTAATAATTGTATATATTATGAAAACAATGCCTTTTTATTTTATCCTACTAAAGAGTAAagactaataattatatatatcatattaaatcaattatatttaaattaaagcaataaaatttaaataatataaatattatttttattctttgataataatattgtatttatttatttttataatttaataaattgtaagagagtaacaattttgtgcaccaatatACTAACAATATaagatattttacataattatcaATCACCTCTGTTCTTTTGAATAACCATTTCATGctgttaatataaaaaataattatttttgttgacgTAGCGttacataattaaatataatgtatcaaaattttaattttattataattgtatatatttatttaattattaccaGGTCAAATGGTTCGACTAGTGATCCACCGATTAAACCATTAATCCAGTGACCCAGTAACTTAGTCGGGTCAATTACCAGTTTGATTTTGATAGCTATGGTCAGGATAAGAAGCCCAAGCGACTCTGAATCTAAAGGGTCTTGATCCTTTCTTTAGCGAAGCTCCAATGCAACAAATTAATAGGGACAATGATCATAATGGAGACGGCAAAGAACCTCATAATAAGCTTCACGGAAGAGTAACCTCCATTCACCATTGCTACAAGCTCTATCAAATTTCTTGCCAATATTCTTATTTCCCTGCACCTTTCGAAATATGGTGAATCTTCTGCCGTTAGTTGTCAAATCTAAGATACTACAAGAGTCTAAAGTAAAAGAGAAAGTGTTTCTACAAGACCAGTAAAAATTTTCTCCCTTTACTTCTTGAGGATTCAAAATTTTGTTAAAAACAAGTCATGGGTCCTGAATGCATAAAGAAATATCCATCATATGGTTCCAAAGCTCCTCATAATTAGTAGGTTAGGGGATTCTATACACAATGCTACACACCTAAGTCTTGTTACCTCTACTAATTTCTACTGTTAACTACTATTAAAAGCTCCAAAGGATAAAATAAGAGAACCTCGCATCTGAAGGCGGAAGCCAAATTCTATCATTATGACTAGGAGCTTCCATAATTTCTACCGCAGAAAAACTCAAATTCTCCTAAAAAATCTTTATAGACCCGAAACTCACATGAGTttctaaaagaatgaaaaagattgGTTGATATTTCTTTATCAACTCCTTATAATGGACACAAGACATCATGTTTGAAGCCCTTCTTATATTCCAACTTATTATATTTAAAGGGACACAATCCATAGAAACACAAAGAAGTTAGAATGTCACAAACCTTGGCTCTATGTTGATGGTCCCCTATCTCTGAGCTTATGTTCTGCATCTTCCTTAACATAACAACCATACTCAACAATGATGCCATATCCCTCATTTTTACCCTCAATCAAAGATCCCTATAACGAGGTTGGCCTTCACCTCTTGTGGTTGGAGCTCACATTCATTGTGCCTTGAGCCCTCACCGtactattctttttttttctatgttaCCAACTATAgatgtttcttttcttcttgttggaTGGAGTTCTAAATGGGTTTGAGCTAGACCTAGGCTTACCCAAAATGGGTTTCTTGAGAGTCCATAGGGATTTCTTAGATGGAATGAGGTTTTTGATAAAAATTCTTCCTTTTGGACTTGGTCCACTTTTTCTTTCCCGTTTCTACGTGAATCCATCCCTCACCATCTGCATTATTTTTTCCTTCCTTATCTATACCATGCAATGTGACATCCAAGATATTTCCTCCTTTGGCTTTTGAAAAAGATTATGTattaatttcaaattcaaaaactgGATTATTCGTGATTGACGTTGTCTTAGTAATTTCTGTCGCTGACGTAGGTGGCTCCACCACCTTTAAGCTTATCGTTTTGGTTACATCTCCCCAACAATAATAGTGCCCTTTTCTTTACCACACTCCCTAGTAGTGGTTAGATTGCCAAAAAAATTGCTGCATTTTCCATATATTAGGTTTAAGTGTTCATAGTCAATAACATATACTATACTATCTCATATACATACTAAAAGttaagaattaaattaattatttttataaaatatatatcaaaatatNNNNNNNNNNNNNNNNNNNNNNNNNNNNNNNNNNNNNNNNNNNNNNNNNNNNNNNNNNNNNNNNNNNNNNNNNNNNNNNNNNNNNNNNNNNNNNNNNNNNNNNNNNNNNNNNNNNNNNNNNNNNNNNNNNNNNNNNNNNNNNNNNNNNNNNNNNNNNNNNNNNNNNNNAAGATGAGTTTTTTTTATACTGAAATgagtttattttaataaattaataatatagaAATTTTTATACATATTCAATTAGTTTTATGTgtttatattactttttaaaataGTAAGTTTAAAACTTAGTTAAATTTACGAATGTGATAACTTTTTTATACTGACAATGCATAAAAATTAGAATAACCacccttttaaaattttttgggttCAATATTACGagattttcatgttttgattttcatTTCAAAATTGTCGTTATATAAATCGATCAAACTTAAAACGATTTACCAGGGAAGCCTAGTAAATCGATTTAAGTGGAATTAATTTAGTACATTACACTAAATCATTCTAATATGAATTGATTTAGTAGGAAAGTAACTTTATATAGTAAATTGATTTATCTTAAATCGATTAACTAGGAAATTTGACCTTGTTTAATTCAACTTAACTTAAACCAATTTAGTATGATTCTCCGCTTCTACACAAATCAATTTTACTTAAAACGATTTATAATGACCATCCCTCATATAAATAAGTAAAACCGCATTGTGTATAATGTGTGTTATTTCAAAATTGCTTATGAGAGTTTCTTAGTACTAGTTCATTGTGAgggaaaaaattaagaaaaaaaactagagaggaaattaaattcaatagCAAAGATCTATTGAATGTCATTGTTCATTCATCTATCgattttgaaaaattacaaaCTACCATATTACAGAAACTTGGGATGTGTGGAGTAAATAAAGCGAGTGGAAGGTTTGTATTACAGGATTCCTATTGCAATCTGTAAGAGTTTTTTGAAGTATAATTCTTTTGCAATAGGGAATGATGATAACCTTCAAGTCTTGTTTCACTGTCAAAGAAGTTTTCCTGAGGTGAGGTCCTCTGAGTTATATGCGAAGCTTGTTGATGTCATTGAGAGTTTTGGAGGATTAACTCAAAATCATCAATCTGTTGCTTTAGATGGAGCTTCTACTTCAAGGCCTGTCGTTGCAGCAGTATTAGTGGCATCCCCATTTTTTGCTATTGATTTAAATCGCAATAATGATGATGGTTGTATATTGGAGACAATTGTACGTTTGGTGAGCTTGCGATTGCAATGACAGCTACTCCTAATATCACCCTCGCCATTATTGATGTCGTAGAAGAAAATCATAAAGAAGATGCTATCGAGGATCATGATGACAATGAGGAGCTTGTCATGATATCGTGTGTCAGAGTCAGATCATATCAAGTACCATATAAAGTACaaagagtttgaaaaagattACAATTGGTTGATTCAGATTATCCATCGGCAAAGGAAGGTACTTGGGAGGTTAGGAGATATAACGGACCTCACAAATTCTTGGCAATAGATATGTTAAGCAATGTATGCTCGAGCATACACCCTAACAGTATCCTTACTGGTATCAGGAGGGAGCACCGCAAACTCCTCCTAATATAAAGCCACATGTATGCAATAGTGAACTTGTCGATGTACGTTACAAGAGGAAGTTCCCCAAAAAACTTCTGGAACCGAACTCAAGCTGGTCTCCCACCAGAAATATGCTGCTCAAAATCTATGAGACTCCTACTAACATAATCACTTTCAATCAGAAGCCCAAACTTGTAGGCCATATCCTGCAGTGTAATAGTGCATTCACTGAGCAGCATATGGAATGTATGCGTCTTAAGACGCCACCGCTCAATGAATGTACTAATCAGGTGGCTCATCAAACTTGAACTAATGGTCGTTGAGCCTAACTAGGTGGTACAGTCCTGCAGCCTCCAAGTAGAGAATGAGGCGGTTGTGAAGTGTCATACACTGCTATTTCCTAATGGTTTTAATACAACGAGTCGGCTACAACACACAATAATTATTCCGCGATCAATATCTCATATATAACTGACTACAACaagcattcaaaccataataaaCTATTGCATTCAACCCTAAATTCAAAATATATCATCTATACCAACTCTAAACCAAGACAAATTCACCCTTATATATGTTATCTATCCTAACTAATAACTTTCTACAATATATATAGACCACAAATTCTATTCTATCCAACCTTATCTATATCATTAACATTATTACAATCACTCTAAAATTAATACGCTAGTAATTAACTTTTAATCTAATATGATAAAACTATGAATTCTCTCGAGGAAAAAAATCCCAATCGGTAGAAACGATCCCTTTCATTCCTATTTTCTATCACTGATACTTGATTTGTCAGATATTCTTGATCCTCATCGAATTCTCtcaagaaaaaaaagtgtagtaGGGAGAATGATAAATTGGAGTGAGTAAAAACGAATTTTATAACGTCTCCTCATGGTAAATCATTTTAACATAAATTGATTTATATAGTCATTGGGAATCCTAGTAAATTAGTTTAACATACATTAATTTATATAGCCATTGGGAGTCTCAATTTACTATATTTTTCGATTATCCTAATAAATCGGTTTAAGATAAATTGATTTACTATACAAAGTTGCTTTCTTACTAAATCAATTCATGTTAGAACGATTTAAGGGGATATACTAAATTAATTTAACTTAAACCAATTTACTAGGCTTCTCTGGTCAATCATTTTAAGTTAGATTGATTTATATAAAGAGAATTTTAAAACGAAAATTAAAATAGGACAATCTCATAATATTGACTCCCAACCATTTAAAAATTGTGATTTAttctaaaattaaattctaaaaagatataaataatataaatatgaaataactaatttattatctatatttttttataagattAAATTACACAGTTAGTCCTTATATTTTCACTGAAATTGTAAATTAGTCCCTAcattttaaaagtttgtaattgggcccctaaataaaattaaactttGTAATTTAGTCCCACCCCGTTCAAACAacgtttgatttaacagaatattcgtCAGCATATTCGCTATTTTAAACATGTGAGTTGTACGTGTTTGACAATAAGGACTAATTTgcaattttaataaaagtatagggaccaattatataatttaacaatttgaaaatgacCAAAAAATTCTTAGGCTATCCCCACCCCTACTTCTAAGTTAACAACGATCACAAAATAGAAACCTTCAACTGGTTCAGGCCCAGATTCATATCTTGCATTTGACAGATCCCAAAACACTTCAATCTTTGATGATGATTCATCACATAACTCAATCAATTtgcttcctttcttcttcctaaAGAACCTTAAATTTGTGTTGAGCTTAAACGTTGGTGGTGCTGATGAATAGATGATTATCGAAGCTTATAGTGAGTCCTTGGTTGGAGTTGGTTCTGCACCATGTGACAGTGAACAAGAGCTGCTTCAAGGTAGAGAGAACCAATTTGTAGAcactaaaaactgatttttggatTGAAGGTGGTAAAGAAAAAAGTGTTGTTTGGTTAATGATGCAAGGGTTGTTGATTGATGCGTAGCTTGAAGAACATGAAGTGTAATTAGACACATTCACTATGTTTTCACTGAAACAAGATACTATGTCCCTCATATCGTTAATGATAAAAATTTTGTGTGAGAAGGCACAAAGATTTGAACTTTTTTGTGAAACAAAATATGGATCTTTCTTGGATTATATAATATATTGATTTGAGCTACTATTTTTATATTGATTTGTGGACGAAATGAAAGAAGGGAAAAGAAGAGGGGACGAGAAGGGTTAATGGAAGAAGGGGACGGGGGCAGGCTTTGGCGGTGGTGACTCAGGGTggtaatggaagaagaagaacaaaaacgCTGAATATAAGAGGAGGAAAAAaaagggagaagaggaagaagaggatatTATGAGAAATGTGCATTTTTTGACCGTAAACGTCattaaaaatctaattacaaaattatattttgtgtaaggacctaattacaaatttttaaaatgtAGAGATCAATTTATAATTTCAGTAAAAATATAAAGATCAATTGTGTAATTTAACCTTCTTATAATTATGTTATTTTATGACGATGATGTTGGGATTTGTCAAATTGCAAGTTCTCGCCCAAAATAGAATTACATCTCTCTTTTGCCATTTGAGTGATTGTGATCTCATGCAAAAAGGAATTCCAAGTAGCCAAGTCCCTCCAAATTAGAACGCTTACCTTCAATAATTCAATTCTCCCCTAGTTGTCATTTTGCAGACACAAACACGCTAACGGAATCATAATACCTAACACACCTAAGTCTCTTTACGTCTAATGATTGACCAATTTGCTttttaaaccctaaatccctaactTAGTCTCTAATAATAACATTCTTATTAAGATAGATATTGATATCTAGCAAATATAGCATTGCTCTCGTGATCTCTTATACATAATTTAACATTCTTAATTAAGACATTAATATCTACCAAAAGCGTCGCTCTCGTGATCTCTTATATATAATTGTACAAGATAGAAATCCATATAGCCTCTATTTTCTAATTGATTTTAGAGATACTCACATATTTTAGTGGATGTTTAAACTTTAATTCTgttaaaaattagaattaaacaaCTAATAATGCGTTATTGATTTAGAAGAGTGAGGGTTAGTAGGTACttaataaaataaaccaaaaattagttgttatttctatttcttttttgatAATTGCTCGGtgtctaaaaaataatttttaacttgacaaaaaaataaaaattaaaaataaaaaattaatttaaaaatataaaaataaatatttttaatatttaaaataatatgatacaaaataaaaattttgataaattaaaaaaaattaatgattattaaATCCGTAACTATATTTCagtagtttaatttaatttaagaggGAATTAATTCCTGAATTTATCAAACAATTTTGTCTAACTTAAGGAAGAGAAAGTTTTGATCGGTTACATTGATAGTCCATTGGTGCACAGTGGCAATAAGGTAATTATGAGTAGTAACTTTGTTTGTTGCGGTAATTTAACCGCTGTTGAAGGAGACAGTTTTCTCTCTTGGTCCCCTCTGTGTGTTGGTCTTGTTCATTCGGATCCGGAAATAAAAGCCCCTCCCAAATCACCATTCTTGAAAATCATAAACACAATAAATAATAAAGAATAATGTCATCACCATTCCCTTCCTGCTTTCGGCCATCCCACACCCGCCGTAATTGTCCTCCACCACCGGCGCCACCAGGCTCCTCCAACCCCAACCTGACCACATACCTGTACCACACCGACACGGGCCTCGTGACTCTAACATGGTCACGCTCTATCTTAGGCCGCTCCCTCCACGTCCACGTCCACAACCACAACCCCTTCGattccccttcttcttcttctccttcttcctcctcctttCAACTTCACATAAAGCCCTTCATATTCTGGAAGAAGCACGGATCcaaaaccctctcttccaccacgcGACTCTTCTGGAACCTCTCCAAGGCCAAGttctcttcctccttctcccCCGAACCCCACTCCTCCTTCTACCTTGCTCTCGTCGTCCACAACCGCATCGTTCTCCTCCTCGGCGATTCCCCCAAAGACGCCTACTCCAAGTCCAAGGCTCTCCACGCTAACAACCCCCACTCCCTCCTCCTCAAGAAGGAACACGTCTTTGCCGACACCGTTTACTCCACCACCGCCATTTTCGGCGGCAAGACCCGCCGTATTCAAATCGACTGCGGCTCCTCCAGGGATAACGACTCTGCCTCCTCCAAGCTCTCTTTCTCCGTCGACGGCGACAGGGTGCTGCAGGTAAAGCGCCTCAAGTGGAAGTTCAGGGGCAATGAGAGAGTTGAAATCGACGGCGTTCCGGTTCAGATCTCGTGGGACGTGTACAACTGGCTCTTCGACAAGGATAGTAATGGCGATGGGCACGCCATTTTCATGTTCAAGTTCGAGGCGGATGAACATGGCGTGGACAGGAACGTCGTGAATCCATGGGCGCAGCAGAACTGGAACTTGGGTTTGAGTGGCTCCTGCGACTGGGCCAAGATGTCATCTTCTTCCGTGTCGGTGGGTTCCTCCGCCGGGTCATTCGGCGGAAGCTCCTCCGTGTTGGAATGGTCCAGTGTGGAGGAGAACGAGTTGGTGGATCCCGTTGGCTTCTCTCTCATTGTTTATGCATGGAAGCGCTGATTCCTCTTCTTACATTGGATTCTACTATTCCCTTCTTGTTACTACGTTCATTTCAATGCTAACTGCTTAGAATTTTAGGCATTTTAgattacattttttttttcttttttcctcctTCCCTTGTTGTTGTCAATGATGCGGCACTAACCCATTTGTTTCGTGGACATAAAGAGATTCCAAGAAATCTACTAGTTTAGGGTATACAGTATGATATCAGAATCTATTCCTAGATTCTGTCACTAACACATTCATTTCTCTTTTACAAGATTCAGTGTCACCAGTTTGAGGTTGTTCtatctgattctctctctttttgtttttgttttttatttttctttttatatatatataaatgtttGGGGCTAAGAGAACGAAGTTGATTAAAGCATATTACATACTACGATGGAAGGAGTTCAATTGAAGCGCATTATTGTTGCACGCTCTGAAGAAGAAAAGAATTAAGATTGTTGGTGTTCCTTAGGGTTGACGTCTAAAGAGTGGTGCTGGTGTGTATTCTAATCTAAGAATTGGATTTGGATCGGATCCAAGACATGTGAAGGTAGGACCGCACACCacttgtgttttcttttttttgttcggAAATGGCAGCTAACTAACTTTGTAGGCTGTGGCCGTCAACTTGCTTGACCGACCTGGTCCATCAACTAGCTATAAAACAAATATGGGCACCATATAAATATTTAAGATTTTATACTTTTCAATTAAATATCAACTAATTGACATCGAACTCTTAGGCACCATATAACAAACGCCTTAATAAACTACCTTCAAA harbors:
- the LOC107623940 gene encoding uncharacterized protein LOC107623940, yielding MSSPFPSCFRPSHTRRNCPPPPAPPGSSNPNLTTYLYHTDTGLVTLTWSRSILGRSLHVHVHNHNPFDSPSSSSPSSSSFQLHIKPFIFWKKHGSKTLSSTTRLFWNLSKAKFSSSFSPEPHSSFYLALVVHNRIVLLLGDSPKDAYSKSKALHANNPHSLLLKKEHVFADTVYSTTAIFGGKTRRIQIDCGSSRDNDSASSKLSFSVDGDRVLQVKRLKWKFRGNERVEIDGVPVQISWDVYNWLFDKDSNGDGHAIFMFKFEADEHGVDRNVVNPWAQQNWNLGLSGSCDWAKMSSSSVSVGSSAGSFGGSSSVLEWSSVEENELVDPVGFSLIVYAWKR